The following proteins are encoded in a genomic region of Populus trichocarpa isolate Nisqually-1 chromosome 13, P.trichocarpa_v4.1, whole genome shotgun sequence:
- the LOC7481759 gene encoding nicotinamide/nicotinic acid mononucleotide adenylyltransferase isoform X2 codes for MDPQLPMEKVSFGLNSTEENNKINVVLVATGSFNPPTFMHLRLFELARDALQSEGYHVIAAYMSPVNDAYKKAGLISGEHRLQMCSLACETSDFVMVDQWEVNQSTYQRTLTILQRVESSFTNGMKMSRESLKVMLVCGSDLLQSFSIPGFWNRDHVRTICSNYGVVCIRREGQDIKKIVSDDEILNENKGNVKVTDDLVPNQISSTRVRECISRGLSIKYLTADGVIDYIREKGLYLN; via the coding sequence ATGGATCCTCAATTGCCAATGGAAAAGGTATCTTTTGGCTTAAATTCTACTGAGGAAAATAACAAGATAAATGTAGTTCTTGTGGCAACTGGCAGTTTCAATCCTCCAACTTTTATGCACCTGCGATTGTTTGAGCTGGCAAGGGATGCATTGCAATCAGAGGGATACCATGTCATTGCAGCCTACATGTCACCTGTCAATGATGCATACAAGAAAGCAGGCCTCATTTCTGGGGAACATAGGTTGCAGATGTGCAGCTTAGCCTGTGAAACTTCTGATTTCGTAATGGTTGATCAATGGGAGGTAAACCAAAGCACTTACCAACGTACTTTGACTATTTTGCAAAGAGTCGAGAGTTCATTTACTAATGGTATGAAAATGTCCAGAGAATCCCTTAAAGTCATGCTTGTTTGTGGTTCTGATTTACTCCAGTCCTTTAGTATTCCTGGTTTTTGGAACCGTGATCATGTAAGAACCATATGCAGCAACTATGGTGTGGTTTGCATTCGCAGAGAAGGGCAAGATATTAAGAAGATTGTATCTGATGAtgaaattttgaatgaaaacaaGGGTAATGTCAAAGTTACAGATGATCTTGTACCAAACCAGATCAGTTCAACGCGAGTGAGGGAATGCATTTCAAGAGGGTTGTCCATAAAGTACTTAACTGCAGATGGAGTGATTGATTACATTAGAGAAAAAGGTTTGTACCTGAActaa
- the LOC7481759 gene encoding nicotinamide/nicotinic acid mononucleotide adenylyltransferase isoform X1: MGADIMDPQLPMEKVSFGLNSTEENNKINVVLVATGSFNPPTFMHLRLFELARDALQSEGYHVIAAYMSPVNDAYKKAGLISGEHRLQMCSLACETSDFVMVDQWEVNQSTYQRTLTILQRVESSFTNGMKMSRESLKVMLVCGSDLLQSFSIPGFWNRDHVRTICSNYGVVCIRREGQDIKKIVSDDEILNENKGNVKVTDDLVPNQISSTRVRECISRGLSIKYLTADGVIDYIREKGLYLN; the protein is encoded by the coding sequence ATATCATGGATCCTCAATTGCCAATGGAAAAGGTATCTTTTGGCTTAAATTCTACTGAGGAAAATAACAAGATAAATGTAGTTCTTGTGGCAACTGGCAGTTTCAATCCTCCAACTTTTATGCACCTGCGATTGTTTGAGCTGGCAAGGGATGCATTGCAATCAGAGGGATACCATGTCATTGCAGCCTACATGTCACCTGTCAATGATGCATACAAGAAAGCAGGCCTCATTTCTGGGGAACATAGGTTGCAGATGTGCAGCTTAGCCTGTGAAACTTCTGATTTCGTAATGGTTGATCAATGGGAGGTAAACCAAAGCACTTACCAACGTACTTTGACTATTTTGCAAAGAGTCGAGAGTTCATTTACTAATGGTATGAAAATGTCCAGAGAATCCCTTAAAGTCATGCTTGTTTGTGGTTCTGATTTACTCCAGTCCTTTAGTATTCCTGGTTTTTGGAACCGTGATCATGTAAGAACCATATGCAGCAACTATGGTGTGGTTTGCATTCGCAGAGAAGGGCAAGATATTAAGAAGATTGTATCTGATGAtgaaattttgaatgaaaacaaGGGTAATGTCAAAGTTACAGATGATCTTGTACCAAACCAGATCAGTTCAACGCGAGTGAGGGAATGCATTTCAAGAGGGTTGTCCATAAAGTACTTAACTGCAGATGGAGTGATTGATTACATTAGAGAAAAAGGTTTGTACCTGAActaa